From the Streptomyces sp. SN-593 genome, the window TCGCGGCCGAGACCGGCCGGGAGCTCCAGCGCCACGCTCAGGCCCCCTTCCGCACGGGCCCGGGCGGTGGCACTGCCGGCGTGCGCCCGGGCGACCGCCCGCACGATGGACAGTCCCAGGCCGGTGCCGTCCGGCAGGTCGTGCGGGCCGCTGCGGCGCCGGGTGCGGTCGCCGCGGTTGAAGGGCTCGAAGAGGTTCTCCACCCGGTCGGGGTCGAGCGCCGGGCCGTCGTTGAGGACCGTCAGCCGGACCGCGCCGTCGCCGGCCGGCGCGGTGGTGATCCGCAGCAGCCCGCCGTCGCGGTTGTAGCGCACCGCGTTCTCCAGCAGGTTGGCGACCGCGATGCCCAGCAGCGCGACGTTCGCCAGCAGCGGGGCGGAGGCGAGGTCGGCCTCCAGGCGCAGGCCGCGCTTCCTGGCCCGGGCGGCCACCTGGTCCAGCGCCTCGGCGGCGACGTCGCCGAGGTCGTCCTCGACCAGGTCGGTGACACCGCGTTCGGAGCGGGCGAGCACCAGCAGCGCGGAGATCAGCCGCTGGGCGCTGCCGGTGGAGTCCGCGACGTCGGCGGCCATGGTGCGCCACTGCTCCTCGGTGACCACGGGCTTGGCGAGTGTGACCTCGACGGCCGCGCGGGTGAGCGCGAGCGGGGTGCGCAGTTCGTGGCTGGCGTTGGCGACGAACCGGCGCTGGGCGCCGAACGCGCGGTCGAGGCGTTCCAGCATCTCGTCGAACGTGTCGCCGAGCTCCCGCAGTTCGTCGGCCGGGCCGGTCAGCCGCAGCCGTTCGTGCAGCGTGGCGTCGGTGGCCCTGCGCGCGGCGGCGGTGATCTCGGCGATCGGCCGCAGCAGCCGGCCGGCCACCCACCAGCCGACCAGGGTGGACAGCGCGACGACGACCGAGAGCAGCAGCA encodes:
- a CDS encoding sensor histidine kinase yields the protein MNLLRRAAGRLRHPSLTIRGRLTLTYAALFTVGGSALVMAMTTALYHEIFRPLPASQIPSSLDPDHDNFVGLSDQIRDAAASRLLVIALLLLSVVVALSTLVGWWVAGRLLRPIAEITAAARRATDATLHERLRLTGPADELRELGDTFDEMLERLDRAFGAQRRFVANASHELRTPLALTRAAVEVTLAKPVVTEEQWRTMAADVADSTGSAQRLISALLVLARSERGVTDLVEDDLGDVAAEALDQVAARARKRGLRLEADLASAPLLANVALLGIAVANLLENAVRYNRDGGLLRITTAPAGDGAVRLTVLNDGPALDPDRVENLFEPFNRGDRTRRRSGPHDLPDGTGLGLSIVRAVARAHAGSATARARAEGGLSVALELPAGLGRDA